A single window of Balaenoptera acutorostrata chromosome X, mBalAcu1.1, whole genome shotgun sequence DNA harbors:
- the ARMCX2 gene encoding armadillo repeat-containing X-linked protein 2: MSRVRDAGCVAAGIVIGASAWYCVYKYARGRNQMKKRLAKPKTRAVAGTGARARAGLRAGFTIDLGPGFGPPTPVRTGAEVRVQDGTSALDMAGAEAVAPAASSAEAQSGAGSRAQEAEGAGVGPKAESEATVASAVAPPPWEAEAPVAAETSTMTAAPKLAEAPGTAESPGAPAPTEAAPPTEAVEAPIPATPTEVAALSGATASSGAAAPSGAAVPSGAAAPTGAAEAPGTSGSSRTAAAAKKTTPGAHTGAIPKAGSATGAVPKGGAKGGTKSRTGGKGKGKKNKVEVDELGLGFRPGDGAAAAAAASANGGQAFLAEVPDSEEGESGWTDTESESDSEPETQQRGRGRRPVPMQKRPFPYEIDEILGVRDLRKVLALLQKSDDPFIQQVALLTLSNNANYSCNQDTIRKLGGLPIIANMINKTDPHIKEKALMAMNNLSENYENQGRLQVYMNKVMDDIMASNLNSAVQVVGLKFLTNMTITNDYQHLLVNSIANFFRLLSQGGGKIKVEILKILSNFAENPDMLKKLLSTQVPSSFSSLYNSYVESEILINALTLFEIIYDNLRAEVFNYREFNKGSLFYLCTTSGVCVKKIRALADHHDLLVKVKVIKLVDKF; encoded by the coding sequence ATGAGCCGTGTTCGGGATGCTGGCTGTGTAGCCGCTGGGATAGTGATCGGGGCCAGTGCCTGGTACTGTGTCTACAAATATGCCAGGGGAAGAAACCAGATGAAGAAGAGACTGGCCAAGCCCAAGACCAGGGCTGTGGCCGGGACTGGAGCCCGGGCTAGAGCTGGACTAAGGGCTGGATTCACAATTGACCTTGGGCCAGGATTTGGTCCTCCAACCCCAGTCCGCACTGGGGCAGAGGTCAGGGTCCAGGATGGAACCTCTGCTCTGGACATGGCTGGAGCTGAAGCAGTGGCCCCAGCTGCATCTAGTGCCGAGGCTCAGAGTGGGGCAGGAAGTCGGGCCCAGGAGGCAGAAGGGGCCGGGGTTGGGCCTAAAGCTGAATCAGAAGCCACAGTGGCTTCTGCAGTGGCACCGCCTCCCTGGGAGGCAGAGGCTCCCGTGGCTGCAGAGACCTCCACAATGACAGCGGCTCCTAAATTAGCAGAAGCCCCTGGCACAGCAGAGTCTCCTGGGGCACCAGCTCCTACTGAGGCAGCACCACCGACCGAGGCGGTGGAGGCTCCCATACCAGCAACGCCTACTGAGGTAGCAGCACTTTCTGGGGCAACAGCATCTTCTGGGGCAGCAGCACCTTCCGGGGCTGCAGTGCCTTCTGGGGCAGCAGCCCCTACTGGGGCTGCAGAGGCTCCTGGGACTTCAGGGTCCTCTAGAACAGCAGCAGCCGCCAAGAAAACAACCCCTGGGGCTCATACTGGGGCTATACCTAAGGCCGGGTCAGCTACTGGAGCCGTACCCAAAGGTGGAGCTAAGGGTGGAACCAAGTCCCGGACTGGAGGCAAGggcaaaggcaagaaaaataaggtTGAAGTAGACGAATTGGGGCTGGGCTTCCGCCCTGGAGATGGGGCTGCGGCAGCTGCCGCAGCCTCCGCTAATGGAGGACAGGCTTTCCTGGCAGAGGTTCCTGATTCTGAAGAAGGGGAGTCTGGGTGGACAGACACAGAATCGGAGTCAGACTCTGAGCCTGAGACccagcagagagggagagggaggagacccGTTCCCATGCAGAAGCGCCCCTTTCCTTATGAAATTGATGAGATTCTGGGTGTCCGAGATCTCAGGAAAGTCCTTGCTTTGCTTCAGAAATCGGATGATCCTTTCATCCAACAGGTAGCTTTGCTCACTCTGAGCAACAATGCCAATTATTCATGCAACCAAGACACAATTCGCAAATTGGGAGGCCTCCCAATTATTGCAAACATGATCAACAAAACTGATCCCCACATTAAGGAAAAAGCCTTAATGGCCATGAACAACCTGAGTGAGAATTATGAAAATCAGGGCCGGCTTCAGGTATACATGAATAAAGTGATGGATGACATCATGGCCTCTAACCTGAACTCAGCAGTACAGGTAGTTGGACtaaaatttttaacaaacatGACTATTACAAATGACTACCAGCACCTGCTTGTCAATTCCATTGCAAACTTTTTCCGTTTGTTATCTCAGGGAGGTGGAAAAATCAAGGTTGagattttgaaaatactttcGAATTTTGCTGAAAATCCAGATATGTTAAAAAAACTGCTCAGTACCCAAGTGCCATCATCATTTAGTTCCCTCTACAATTCTTATGTGGAATCAGAAATTCTTATTAATGCCCTGACTCTATTTGAGATCATCTATGACAATCTCAGAGCAGAAGTGTTCAACTACAGAGAGTTCAATAAAGGCTCCCTTTTTTACTTATGCACTACATCTGGAGTGTGCGTTAAGAAAATTCGAGCCTTAGCAGATCACCATGACCTCTTGGTGAAAGTGAAAGTTATAAAACTAGTGGACAAATTCTGA